One region of Hoeflea sp. 108 genomic DNA includes:
- a CDS encoding NADH-ubiquinone dehydrogenase, producing MSTFPIPEVAVPEMERLEQMNRDFVAMLPKEFAGTANLLVHPAAGVAAASALGVGLASHALGVWMGAISGASEAAQRMFSPDFGDFAGASHGSVRETAAKKAEATTASLIAEVKTLALKLEKAGPAKAETQAANAADVAVVEVPVALQPEDFRRPASIERPEAPDDLKAIAGIGPKLEQVLNGLGVWTYAQVAAWTAEEVAWTDDYLGFKGRIGRDDWIGQAAMLAGGK from the coding sequence ATGTCGACATTTCCCATTCCCGAAGTTGCAGTGCCTGAGATGGAACGTTTGGAGCAGATGAACAGGGACTTCGTGGCGATGCTGCCGAAGGAGTTCGCCGGCACGGCGAACCTTTTGGTGCATCCTGCTGCGGGCGTCGCTGCTGCCTCTGCTCTTGGTGTCGGTTTGGCCAGCCATGCGCTCGGCGTGTGGATGGGGGCCATATCGGGCGCTTCCGAAGCCGCGCAGCGCATGTTCTCGCCGGATTTTGGCGATTTCGCCGGTGCTTCGCATGGTTCGGTGCGCGAGACGGCGGCGAAGAAGGCGGAGGCAACGACTGCCTCGCTGATCGCAGAAGTGAAGACGCTGGCCCTGAAGCTTGAAAAGGCCGGGCCGGCGAAGGCCGAAACGCAAGCGGCGAATGCCGCTGATGTTGCGGTTGTCGAGGTGCCTGTTGCTCTGCAGCCTGAAGACTTCAGGCGGCCGGCGTCTATCGAACGGCCGGAGGCGCCTGACGATCTGAAGGCGATTGCCGGCATCGGGCCCAAGCTCGAGCAGGTGCTCAACGGCCTCGGCGTCTGGACCTATGCCCAGGTTGCGGCCTGGACGGCGGAAGAGGTGGCCTGGACCGACGACTATCTCGGCTTCAAGGGCCGGATCGGCCGGGACGACTGGATAGGGCAGGCGGCAATGCTTGCGGGCGGCAAATAG
- the nuoG gene encoding NADH-quinone oxidoreductase subunit NuoG: MAKLKVDGKEISVPDHYTLLQAAEEAGAEVPRFCFHERLSIAGNCRMCLVEVKGGPPKPAASCAMGVRDLRPGPNGEAPEIFTNTPMVKKAREGVMEFLLINHPLDCPICDQGGECDLQDQAMAFGLDGSRYKENKRAVEDKYIGPLVKTIMTRCIHCTRCVRFTTEVAGISELGLIGRGEDAEITTYLEQAMTSELQGNVIDLCPVGALTSKPYAFQARPWELTKTESIDVMDAVGSAIRVDSRGREVMRIMPRINEAVNEEWISDKTRFIWDGLRTQRLDRPYVRHNGRLAPATWAEAFAAIKDAVSKTSADRIGAIAGDLATVEEMYALKQLIASLGSKNIDCRQDGAALDPSLGRASYIFNPTIEGIEQADAILIIGSNPRFEASVLNARIRKRWRGGDVPVAVIGEIGDTRYAYEQLGSGPETLKDLADGNGKFFSTLKKASHPLIIIGQGALARSDGAAVLGQAAKLAGAVKASRPDWNGFAVLHTAAARVGGLDVGFVPGEGGKNVAGMLGETDVLFLLGADEIDMSKAGDAFVVYVGTHGDAGAHRANVILPAAAYTEKSGTYVNTEGRVQMTGRAGFAPGEAKEDWAILRALSDVLGHKLPFDSLQQLRAKLYQELPHLARIDEIDAGDNDEIARVAKLGGRLNKGAFTSAVKDFYLTNPIARASAVMAECSALAKNGFKQAAE; the protein is encoded by the coding sequence ATGGCAAAGCTTAAGGTCGACGGGAAAGAGATTTCGGTACCCGACCACTATACGCTGCTGCAGGCGGCGGAAGAGGCGGGCGCGGAAGTGCCGCGCTTCTGCTTCCATGAGCGGCTGTCGATCGCCGGCAACTGCCGCATGTGCCTGGTCGAGGTGAAGGGCGGACCGCCCAAGCCGGCGGCATCCTGCGCCATGGGCGTGCGTGACCTGCGCCCCGGCCCGAATGGCGAGGCGCCGGAAATCTTCACCAACACGCCGATGGTCAAGAAGGCCCGCGAAGGCGTGATGGAGTTCCTGCTCATCAACCATCCGCTCGACTGCCCGATCTGCGATCAGGGCGGCGAGTGCGACCTGCAGGACCAGGCGATGGCCTTCGGCCTCGACGGTTCGCGCTACAAGGAAAACAAGCGCGCGGTCGAGGACAAGTATATCGGCCCGCTGGTCAAGACGATCATGACGCGCTGCATCCACTGCACGCGCTGCGTCCGTTTCACCACCGAGGTCGCCGGCATCTCCGAGCTCGGCCTGATCGGTCGCGGCGAGGACGCCGAGATCACCACCTATCTCGAACAGGCGATGACCTCCGAGCTGCAGGGCAACGTCATCGACCTGTGCCCGGTCGGCGCGCTGACCTCCAAGCCTTATGCTTTCCAGGCACGTCCGTGGGAGCTGACCAAGACCGAATCCATCGACGTGATGGACGCTGTCGGTTCGGCGATCCGCGTCGACAGCCGTGGCCGCGAAGTCATGCGCATCATGCCGCGCATCAACGAGGCGGTGAACGAGGAGTGGATCTCCGACAAGACCCGCTTCATCTGGGACGGCCTGCGCACCCAGCGCCTCGACCGCCCTTATGTGCGCCACAATGGCCGCCTTGCTCCGGCAACCTGGGCTGAAGCCTTCGCCGCCATCAAGGACGCCGTTTCGAAGACGTCGGCCGACCGCATCGGCGCCATCGCCGGCGATCTCGCCACCGTCGAAGAGATGTATGCGCTGAAGCAGCTGATCGCTTCGCTCGGCTCGAAGAACATCGACTGCCGCCAGGACGGTGCCGCGCTCGATCCGTCGCTCGGCCGCGCCAGCTACATCTTCAACCCGACCATCGAAGGCATCGAACAGGCCGACGCCATCCTGATCATCGGCTCCAACCCGCGCTTCGAGGCTTCGGTGCTCAATGCCCGCATCCGCAAGCGCTGGCGCGGCGGCGATGTGCCGGTTGCCGTGATCGGCGAGATCGGCGACACGCGCTATGCCTACGAACAGCTGGGCTCGGGCCCGGAGACGCTGAAGGATCTGGCCGACGGCAATGGCAAGTTCTTCTCGACGCTGAAAAAGGCCTCGCATCCGCTGATCATCATCGGCCAGGGCGCGCTCGCTCGCTCCGACGGTGCGGCCGTGCTCGGCCAGGCCGCCAAGCTGGCAGGCGCCGTCAAGGCTAGCCGTCCGGACTGGAACGGCTTTGCCGTTCTGCACACCGCCGCCGCCCGCGTCGGCGGCCTCGACGTCGGCTTCGTGCCGGGCGAGGGCGGCAAGAATGTTGCCGGCATGCTGGGCGAGACGGACGTGCTGTTCCTGCTCGGCGCCGACGAGATCGACATGTCCAAGGCAGGCGATGCCTTCGTGGTTTATGTCGGCACGCATGGCGATGCCGGCGCGCACCGCGCCAACGTCATCCTGCCGGCTGCCGCCTACACGGAGAAGTCGGGCACCTATGTGAACACCGAAGGTCGTGTCCAGATGACCGGCCGCGCCGGTTTCGCGCCGGGCGAGGCCAAGGAAGACTGGGCGATCCTGCGTGCGCTGTCCGACGTGCTCGGCCACAAGCTGCCGTTCGATTCGCTGCAGCAGCTGCGCGCCAAGCTCTATCAGGAGCTCCCGCATCTGGCCCGCATCGACGAGATCGATGCCGGCGACAATGACGAGATTGCCAGGGTCGCCAAGCTCGGTGGCCGGCTGAACAAGGGCGCCTTCACCTCAGCGGTGAAGGACTTCTATCTCACCAACCCGATCGCGCGCGCGTCGGCGGTGATGGCCGAATGTTCGGCATTGGCCAAAAACGGCTTCAAGCAGGCGGCGGAGTAA
- a CDS encoding NADH-quinone oxidoreductase subunit A — translation MNALLSSYLPIVIFIGVALVVGIALIVAPFLVAYRSPDPEKLSAYECGFNSFDDARMKFDIRFYLVSILFIIFDLEVAFLFPWAVSFGQIGMLGFWSMMIFLAVLTIGFIYEWKKGALEWD, via the coding sequence ATGAACGCTCTCCTGAGTTCGTATCTGCCCATCGTCATCTTCATCGGTGTGGCGCTCGTAGTCGGCATAGCCCTTATCGTGGCGCCCTTCCTTGTCGCCTACCGCAGTCCCGATCCGGAGAAGCTGTCGGCCTACGAGTGCGGCTTCAACTCCTTCGACGATGCGCGCATGAAATTCGACATCCGGTTCTACCTGGTGTCCATCCTCTTCATCATCTTCGATCTCGAAGTGGCGTTCCTGTTCCCGTGGGCTGTGTCCTTCGGCCAGATCGGCATGCTCGGCTTCTGGTCGATGATGATCTTCCTGGCCGTGCTGACCATCGGCTTCATTTATGAGTGGAAAAAGGGAGCGCTGGAATGGGATTGA
- a CDS encoding NADH-quinone oxidoreductase subunit D: protein MAETSVRNFNINFGPQHPAAHGVLRLVLELDGEVVDRVDPHIGLLHRGTEKLIEQKTYLQAVPYFDRLDYVAPMNQEHAFALAVERLLGIEVPKRGQIIRVLYSEIGRILSHLLNVTTQAMDVGALTPPLWGFEEREKLMVFYERACGARMHAAYFRPGGVHQDLPQKLVEDIGKWIDPFLQTVQNLDDLLTPNRIFKQRNVDIGVVSLDDAWAWGFSGVMVRGSGAAWDLRKSQPYECYPEMEFDIPVGKNGDCYDRYLIRMEEMRQSARIMRQCVDLLLGKESTGPVSNIDGKVVPPKRQAMKRSMESLIHHFKLYTEGYRVPAGEVYAAVEAPKGEFGVFLVSDGTNKPYRCKLRAPGFAHLQAMDFLCRGHMLADISAVLGSLDIVFGEVDR, encoded by the coding sequence ATGGCTGAAACCTCCGTCCGCAATTTCAACATCAATTTCGGCCCGCAGCATCCGGCAGCGCACGGCGTGCTGCGCCTGGTGCTCGAGCTCGACGGCGAAGTCGTCGACCGCGTCGATCCGCATATCGGCCTTCTGCACCGCGGCACCGAAAAGCTGATCGAGCAGAAGACCTACCTGCAGGCCGTGCCTTATTTCGATCGTCTCGACTATGTCGCGCCGATGAACCAGGAGCATGCCTTTGCTCTCGCGGTCGAGCGCCTGCTCGGCATCGAGGTGCCGAAGCGCGGCCAGATCATCCGCGTGCTCTATTCTGAGATCGGCCGCATCCTGTCGCACCTGCTCAACGTCACGACGCAGGCGATGGACGTGGGCGCGCTGACCCCGCCGCTGTGGGGCTTCGAAGAGCGCGAGAAGCTGATGGTGTTTTATGAGCGTGCCTGCGGCGCGCGCATGCACGCAGCCTATTTCCGGCCTGGCGGCGTCCACCAGGACCTGCCGCAGAAGCTGGTCGAGGACATCGGCAAGTGGATCGATCCGTTCCTGCAGACGGTGCAGAACCTCGACGACCTGCTCACCCCCAACCGCATCTTCAAGCAGCGCAACGTCGACATCGGCGTGGTGTCGCTCGACGATGCCTGGGCCTGGGGTTTCTCGGGCGTGATGGTGCGCGGTTCGGGCGCTGCCTGGGACCTGCGCAAGAGCCAGCCCTACGAATGCTACCCGGAGATGGAATTCGACATCCCCGTGGGCAAGAACGGCGACTGCTACGACCGCTATCTCATCCGCATGGAAGAGATGCGCCAGTCGGCCAGGATCATGCGCCAGTGCGTCGATCTTTTGCTCGGCAAGGAGAGCACGGGCCCGGTGTCGAACATCGACGGCAAGGTTGTGCCGCCGAAGCGCCAGGCCATGAAGCGGTCGATGGAATCGCTGATCCATCACTTCAAGCTCTACACCGAAGGCTACCGCGTGCCTGCCGGCGAGGTTTATGCAGCCGTCGAGGCGCCGAAGGGCGAGTTCGGCGTCTTCCTGGTCTCCGACGGCACCAACAAGCCTTACCGCTGCAAGCTGCGCGCACCGGGTTTCGCCCATCTCCAGGCGATGGACTTCCTGTGCCGCGGCCACATGCTTGCGGATATCTCGGCCGTTCTCGGCTCCCTCGACATCGTGTTTGGTGAGGTCGACCGCTAA
- the nuoE gene encoding NADH-quinone oxidoreductase subunit NuoE, translating to MSVRRLAEASVQPASFAFNKAFTSQAKTWIKKYPKGREQSAVIPLLMLAQEQDGWVTKAAIEHVADMLGMPYIRALEVATFYTQFQLKPVGTRAHIQVCGTTPCMLRGSEELMDVCRSKIHHDQFHTNEAGTLSWEEVECLGACVNAPMVMIFKDTYEDLTPERLAEIIDLFEAGKGDKVTPGPQTGRFLSAPLTGFTALKDEKSVLKTTRDKEAKASAKAAKAAAAAPAATAPAAAPQPAPVAAVAEKPKAAPAKKADAPAKPSLEDKNRPAGIARPAAVDDLKLISGVGPKIEGTLHELGIFTFAQVASWKKAEREWVDGYLSFHGRIERDDWVKQAKALAKGGVAEYIRVFGKKPV from the coding sequence ATGTCAGTCCGCCGTCTCGCAGAAGCCAGCGTCCAGCCCGCGTCCTTCGCCTTCAACAAGGCGTTCACGTCGCAGGCCAAGACCTGGATCAAGAAGTACCCCAAGGGCCGCGAACAGTCGGCCGTCATTCCGCTGCTCATGCTCGCGCAGGAGCAGGACGGTTGGGTGACCAAGGCTGCCATCGAGCACGTCGCCGACATGCTCGGCATGCCCTATATCCGTGCGCTTGAAGTCGCGACCTTCTACACGCAGTTCCAGCTCAAGCCGGTGGGCACGCGCGCCCATATCCAGGTGTGCGGCACCACGCCGTGCATGCTGCGCGGCTCGGAAGAGCTGATGGATGTCTGCCGCTCGAAGATCCATCACGACCAGTTCCACACCAACGAGGCGGGCACGCTGTCGTGGGAAGAGGTCGAGTGCCTGGGCGCCTGCGTGAACGCGCCGATGGTCATGATCTTCAAGGACACCTATGAGGATCTGACGCCTGAGCGTCTGGCCGAAATCATCGACCTGTTCGAGGCAGGCAAGGGCGACAAGGTAACCCCCGGCCCGCAGACGGGTCGTTTCCTGTCGGCGCCGCTGACCGGGTTTACCGCGCTCAAGGACGAGAAGTCGGTCCTCAAGACGACCCGCGACAAGGAAGCCAAGGCTTCTGCAAAGGCCGCCAAGGCTGCCGCAGCTGCCCCGGCAGCGACTGCTCCTGCCGCAGCACCGCAGCCCGCACCTGTTGCCGCCGTCGCCGAGAAGCCCAAGGCAGCACCGGCCAAGAAGGCCGATGCCCCGGCAAAGCCGTCGCTCGAGGACAAGAACCGTCCCGCCGGCATCGCCAGGCCTGCAGCTGTCGACGACCTCAAGCTGATCTCGGGCGTCGGCCCGAAGATCGAGGGCACGTTGCACGAACTCGGCATCTTCACCTTCGCCCAGGTGGCGTCGTGGAAGAAGGCCGAGCGCGAGTGGGTCGACGGTTATCTGAGCTTTCATGGTCGCATCGAGCGTGACGACTGGGTCAAGCAGGCCAAGGCGCTCGCCAAGGGCGGTGTGGCCGAATACATCCGCGTCTTCGGCAAGAAGCCGGTCTGA
- the nuoF gene encoding NADH-quinone oxidoreductase subunit NuoF, with amino-acid sequence MLEDKDRIFTNIYGRFDKTLAGAMSRGAWDGTAGIIEKGRDWIINEMKASGLRGRGGAGFPTGLKWSFMPKASDGRPSYLVVNADESEPGTCKDRDILRNDPHTLVEGCLLAGFAMGAVAAYIYVRGEFIREREALQRAIDEAYEAKLIGKNNKNGYDFEIYVHHGAGAYICGEETALLESLEGKKGQPRLKPPFPANVGLYGCPTTVNNVESIAVAPTILRRGAAWFSGIGRPNNVGTKLFMLVGHVNTPCTVEEAMGITFRELVEKHGGGIRGGWDNLLAVIPGGASCPVVKAEDIIDCPMDFDGLREKKSSFGTAAVIVMDKSTDIVKAIARLSYFFKHESCGQCTPCREGTGWMWRVMERLVRGEAHKREIDMLLDVTKQVEGHTICALGDAAAWPIQGLIRNFRPEIERRIDEFSRNSHRSEPVLVAAE; translated from the coding sequence ATGCTTGAGGACAAGGACCGCATTTTCACCAACATCTACGGCCGCTTCGACAAGACGCTGGCCGGCGCGATGTCGCGTGGCGCCTGGGACGGCACGGCCGGCATCATCGAGAAGGGTCGTGACTGGATCATCAACGAGATGAAGGCGTCGGGCCTGCGCGGTCGCGGCGGCGCCGGCTTCCCGACCGGTCTCAAGTGGTCGTTCATGCCCAAGGCCAGCGACGGCCGTCCGTCCTACCTGGTCGTCAATGCCGACGAATCCGAGCCGGGCACCTGCAAGGACCGCGACATCCTGCGCAACGACCCGCACACGCTGGTCGAAGGCTGCCTGCTGGCGGGCTTCGCCATGGGTGCGGTCGCTGCCTACATCTACGTCCGTGGCGAGTTCATCCGCGAGCGCGAAGCGCTGCAGCGGGCGATCGACGAGGCTTATGAAGCCAAGCTGATCGGCAAGAACAACAAGAACGGCTACGACTTCGAGATCTACGTCCATCACGGCGCCGGCGCCTATATCTGCGGCGAAGAGACGGCACTGCTCGAAAGCCTGGAGGGCAAGAAGGGCCAGCCGCGTCTCAAGCCGCCGTTCCCTGCCAATGTCGGTCTCTATGGCTGCCCGACAACGGTCAACAACGTCGAATCGATTGCCGTTGCGCCGACCATCCTGCGTCGCGGCGCGGCTTGGTTCTCCGGCATCGGCCGTCCCAACAATGTCGGCACCAAGCTGTTCATGCTGGTCGGCCACGTCAACACGCCCTGCACGGTCGAAGAGGCCATGGGCATCACCTTCCGCGAACTGGTCGAAAAGCACGGCGGCGGCATCCGCGGTGGCTGGGACAACCTTCTGGCGGTGATCCCCGGCGGTGCCTCGTGCCCGGTGGTGAAGGCCGAGGACATCATCGACTGTCCGATGGACTTTGATGGCCTGCGCGAAAAGAAGTCGTCCTTCGGTACGGCTGCCGTGATCGTCATGGACAAGTCGACCGACATCGTGAAGGCGATCGCGCGTCTGAGCTACTTCTTCAAGCACGAGAGCTGCGGCCAGTGCACGCCGTGCCGCGAGGGCACCGGCTGGATGTGGCGCGTGATGGAGCGACTGGTGCGCGGCGAAGCGCACAAGCGCGAAATCGATATGCTGCTCGACGTCACCAAGCAGGTGGAAGGCCACACGATCTGCGCGCTGGGCGACGCGGCCGCATGGCCGATCCAGGGCCTGATCCGCAACTTCCGTCCGGAAATCGAGCGGCGCATCGACGAGTTCTCGCGCAATTCGCACCGCAGCGAGCCGGTGCTGGTGGCGGCCGAGTAA
- a CDS encoding NADH-quinone oxidoreductase subunit C gives MSEALKDLAAYIAEKLDADIEESVLAYGELTLTVKAADIVDVMTFLRNDVQCQFVSFIDAAGVDYPQRRKRFDVVYHLLSPRQNLRIRVKVSTDEDTPVPSITSVYPGADWFEREAYDMYGILFSGHPDLRRLLTDYGFEGHPLRKDFPLTGFVEVRYDDEQKRVVYEPVELKQEFRNFDFLSPWEGTEYVLPGDEKAKTN, from the coding sequence ATGAGTGAAGCCCTCAAGGACCTTGCCGCCTATATCGCGGAAAAGCTCGATGCGGACATCGAGGAAAGCGTGCTCGCCTATGGCGAACTGACGCTGACGGTGAAGGCCGCCGACATTGTCGACGTGATGACCTTCCTGCGCAATGACGTGCAGTGCCAGTTCGTCTCGTTCATCGATGCGGCCGGTGTCGACTATCCGCAGCGCCGCAAGCGCTTCGACGTCGTCTACCACCTGCTGTCGCCGCGCCAGAACCTGCGCATCCGCGTCAAGGTCAGCACGGACGAGGACACGCCTGTGCCGTCGATCACCTCGGTCTATCCGGGTGCCGACTGGTTCGAGCGCGAGGCCTACGACATGTATGGCATCCTGTTTTCGGGCCATCCCGACCTGCGCCGCCTTCTGACCGATTACGGCTTCGAGGGGCACCCGCTGCGCAAGGACTTCCCGCTCACCGGCTTCGTCGAAGTGCGTTACGACGACGAGCAGAAGCGCGTCGTCTACGAGCCGGTCGAGCTCAAGCAGGAATTCCGCAATTTCGACTTTTTGTCTCCCTGGGAAGGCACCGAATACGTGCTGCCGGGCGACGAAAAAGCCAAGACGAATTGA
- a CDS encoding NADH-quinone oxidoreductase subunit B: MGLNDASGTLIAPKPKGIIDPNTGKLIGSDDAFFGDLNNELSDKGFLVTSSEALITWARTGSLMWMTFGLACCAVEMMHISMPRYDAERFGIAPRASPRQSDVMIVAGTLTNKMAPALRKVYDQMPEPRYVISMGSCANGGGYYHYSYSVVRGCDRVVPVDIYVPGCPPTAEALLYGILLLQKKIRRTGTIER; encoded by the coding sequence ATGGGATTGAACGACGCCTCCGGCACCCTGATCGCGCCGAAGCCGAAAGGCATCATCGATCCGAACACCGGCAAGCTCATCGGCTCCGACGACGCCTTCTTCGGCGATCTCAACAACGAGCTGTCCGACAAGGGGTTCCTCGTCACCTCGTCCGAGGCGCTGATCACCTGGGCGCGCACCGGCTCGCTGATGTGGATGACCTTCGGCCTGGCCTGCTGCGCCGTAGAGATGATGCACATCTCGATGCCGCGCTATGACGCCGAGCGTTTCGGCATCGCGCCGCGCGCTTCTCCGCGCCAGTCGGACGTGATGATCGTCGCCGGCACGCTGACCAACAAGATGGCGCCCGCGCTCCGCAAGGTCTATGACCAGATGCCGGAGCCGCGCTACGTCATCTCGATGGGCTCGTGCGCCAATGGCGGCGGCTACTATCACTATTCCTATTCGGTGGTGCGCGGCTGCGATCGCGTCGTGCCTGTCGACATCTATGTGCCCGGCTGTCCTCCGACCGCCGAAGCGCTTCTCTACGGCATCCTTCTTCTCCAGAAGAAGATCCGCCGCACCGGCACCATCGAGCGGTGA